The genome window GCGATAATTCCCTCTATAACCGTCTTGATATGATGAACCAGGAACACTTGACGAGGTTCAAACTCATCGCGGAAGCAACGCCATGATAGCCGGATACCATTATTCCCGGGGGCCGAGAGCTCAACATTCGAGCCTCAAAGTCACAGTCTCGAAATAACGAAAGAAGCTACCAAGGCAAAGTGATTTAGGACTTGAAGTACAGGGCTTCTTAGAGTACAAGAACTAAAATGAAGTTTCCCTGTGAGCAAAATACACAGTACTAGGTAGATAGGCCAGTCTTTGCAGGTAAACGATATCTGTCTGGCCATATGGACACGCATGCTTGCTGATGGCCATCACAcctacaacaccaagtcctaccttcaccaacaacaaatcaaaagatcaagaagctaCAAAGCAAAGGCGAGGAGCAtgtaaaaaaaaaaaaaaggcaaTTTAATGTGTTCTTTTCGCGGGTTGTTGTTTAAAATATGGATGCAGAGATGATGCAAGGCCAAACTCCTACCCAACGCTAGTACCCAGTACCCACGCCAACCGCCAATTCCAAACGAGGTTTGAGCTGGGAGGAATACATATATGCTTTGGTGTCCCCTTTCTACTCCTCAATAATCACGAAGCACAGATACCAACTCATCTAACCTCATGACTTGACCGAGAAGCTTGTCCTGCACTCCCAGATGCCTGTTGTACTTGTTGTAATGCTCTGCGGTCATGACCTCCTCTTCTTTGCCTTGCACGTCCTTCCTCTCAACAAACGAAAGAATATTTCGTTCCTTGTGGCGCTCCACCTCTAAGGTTTGAAGGCACCGGAGCATAGCCTTGTAAATGTCATCCAGTGCCTGCGTTTGGGTTCGCTCTTTGTCAaagtaccagaagaagagcgtTCGATTGGCAAGTCGACTGCTATCCTTAGGCACTTCTTGAACATCCACTATACCTGCCATCTGCATCGCAAGCATTTTGCCTTGTACGTCACCCTTCTTCATGAGTGCGGCGGCTGGAAGCATCTTCTCGTCAAGCTTGCCCTTTTCTCGGAGAATGCGGGTCAAGCGTAGACCATGGCGGCCGTGGGATTGTTCAATAATAGCGTCCAGTTCGATTTCCCGCAGCTTGCCTACAAGGCGACTAAAATCCACTGTCCATTGCCCGCGGCCGTACATCCCACAGTGACGGATGAACGGATACTTGCTTTCtgcgaggagaagaagatgacggcGCATCTGGGAGATTCGAGTATCGTTTCCATTCGTAGCATCTTCAAATCTTACTTTGTTTTCTTGTTCCCCATTAGCTGTACCATCATGGTTGTCGTCAGCccattcatcatcttcatcgtcaacgtcaaACGTCTTTCTTCGACCGGGAGGACCGGCATCTGAATCGTCAGAATCGTCATCTGACTCCGGCGCTGTCTCCCTTATCCTTTCAGCACTCTGTGAGTCAATTTTATCTCTTGGAGTTTTGCCGATCCCATTTTGTACGTTGATATTTTCGTCCAGGTGCTCAAATATGTCGATAGTTGTCACAGTTGGTTGTTGTCCAGGAGTCACTTCATCGAGTAGAGGGTCAGACTGGCACCTTGGAGAATCTGAAGTTAAAAGATCGAGCACTGTGCGGTAAACTTCACCAGTGACTTCCCCAAGCATTTCTGTTGCGAGTTCTGCAAGTCTCTGGTTCCGCAGCTCAACCAAGCATCTTTCGTAGTTTATCTTGACCACCACATTGGGCTGTTGAATGTCAGTCGTGAAATCAATTCGTAAATCATTGGACGTTCTTACGTTCAGTTTTGGAGCATCGTATCCATGACCATTTTGCGTTGCTCCATTAACAAGTTTCCGTCTCTTTGGCTTGGGACCTCCGCTCATGTCAAGCTGACGCTTCAAAGTCTTTGACTGGTCTCTATATGTTCTAGAGCGTTCGATGACCTCGCGCTGAGCCTCGATCTTTCCTTTGGTGACCTTTTCGCCTGGTCGAGGTTTGGTGACTTCGTCTTCGATCTCACGATAGACATCCCTAGGGTTCCGGAAGCTTTCGGGCCGAACAGTCTCGACGATTTCTGCTCGAATCAGGCGAACAAGGACAGAGTTCAGGTGACTTTCTGATTCGATGAGGCCATCGTGGGTTTTATGTTCACCGTTGGTATGTCCATTGAGCTTGGGCGCCCTCGACCCGAAAGCCTGAGAAAGATCCGCGATTCGGGCATGGCCCAGTTGCATCAGAGTCTGGGCGAGTTCCCGCTCCGCGATGCCATATTGATTCTCAATCACATTTAGAATCTTCCCTGATCGTACAAGGTTATAACAGGCATCAGCATCGGCTTGGTAGTACGTGATGTCGGTATTAGCGTCTGTGTGGTGGTAAAGAAGGTTTTGCTGTATCAGAACAGCGATGCCATTTCGTAAGTATCGCGGCGTGAGAGACGTGTGTTGGGCCAGTTGCGCAATGGTCGACCGGCCTTTGGTGAGTAGTGCATTCAAGATTCGCTGTTTGCGACGAGCAAGTCAGCCCCACAACCTCGCTTGTATCCAAACAACTATAACATAAAACATTACGTACCGAAGGAAGTTCGCCATGGAGATCATTAACTAGGAGAGCACAAAGCTCAGCGGCGTGTTTTGTCTGCCGTGAAAGGGCTGTCAGCTGGTATGTCATAAATGGTTGTCGAGCTGCTTCGACTCACAACGAGCATTGCTTGCTCCTAGAGATCCTCTCACTATCTCTAGAGCTTCCACACTTGCTACCGGAACGTCATTGATTGACAAAAACCATAAAAGAAGAACCGAGGGCCTGGGAAAGAATAGATCGAGAGTCTCGTTATCAGTAATGCTAGCTGTAAGGTCAAAGGGtggaaaagaaaacaagagagcaagaaggctgggatggtttttttttttccaGCGCAAATGCTAATGGATCGTTAAGTTAATTTTTGCCTGCAACTCTGATGTAAGTCAGCAGCTGGTAGGCCAATAGGTGGGGTTCAAAACTTCAATGCTACTCATTCTTTCCCTAGCGCCAAAGCCAGTTCAAATGTCGCTGAAGTCACACTGATGAGCCAATGCCGCGGATGGAAATCTGGCTGACCGGAGCCAATCACGTGACATTTTCTCTCGTCCCCGTAGCCCGAAAATTAGACGGGACCTTTTCGACGAGGCACTTCTCTTGGAGATCAATTGCTTCACCTAGACGGCCGAAGGATCGCCAATTGCCTACGCCATCACCCGCGAATATGATCTCGAGATCGTCCCTTGCGCGAACTGCGCAGCAGGCTGCCCGCCAGGCCTGCCGCGTCCAGCGACGAACCTACGCCGCCGCTGCTTCGACCGGATCATACGAGACCTCGGATGT of Fusarium oxysporum Fo47 chromosome I, complete sequence contains these proteins:
- a CDS encoding RNA polymerase III subunit RPC82-domain-containing protein, producing MLVTKHAAELCALLVNDLHGELPSRILNALLTKGRSTIAQLAQHTSLTPRYLRNGIAVLIQQNLLYHHTDANTDITYYQADADACYNLVRSGKILNVIENQYGIAERELAQTLMQLGHARIADLSQAFGSRAPKLNGHTNGEHKTHDGLIESESHLNSVLVRLIRAEIVETVRPESFRNPRDVYREIEDEVTKPRPGEKVTKGKIEAQREVIERSRTYRDQSKTLKRQLDMSGGPKPKRRKLVNGATQNGHGYDAPKLNPNVVVKINYERCLVELRNQRLAELATEMLGEVTGEVYRTVLDLLTSDSPRCQSDPLLDEVTPGQQPTVTTIDIFEHLDENINVQNGIGKTPRDKIDSQSAERIRETAPESDDDSDDSDAGPPGRRKTFDVDDEDDEWADDNHDGTANGEQENKVRFEDATNGNDTRISQMRRHLLLLAESKYPFIRHCGMYGRGQWTVDFSRLVGKLREIELDAIIEQSHGRHGLRLTRILREKGKLDEKMLPAAALMKKGDVQGKMLAMQMAGIVDVQEVPKDSSRLANRTLFFWYFDKERTQTQALDDIYKAMLRCLQTLEVERHKERNILSFVERKDVQGKEEEVMTAEHYNKYNRHLGVQDKLLGQVMRLDELVSVLRDY